From a region of the Roseivirga sp. 4D4 genome:
- the queA gene encoding tRNA preQ1(34) S-adenosylmethionine ribosyltransferase-isomerase QueA, whose protein sequence is MKLSAFKLELPEDKIAKYPVENRDESKLMVLHKDTGEIEHKVFKDIVDYFDEGDVMVNNDTKVFPARLYGQKEKTGAQIEVFLLRELNSEMHLWDVLVDPARKIRVGNKLYFGEGELVAEVIDNTTSRGRTIRFLYDGSDEEFYKTIDTLGETPLPRTIPRETEPEDRERFQTIYAKHVGAVAAPVAGLHFTHQVLKRLEIKGVDVTPITLHIGLGTFRPVDVEDLTKHKMDSENYTILDPTAEIVNRALDNKKRVCSIGTTSMRALESSVSASDRLKANSAWTDKFIFPPYEFKICNALVTNFHLPESTLLMQAAAFAGYDLMMEAYQTAIKEDYRFFSYGDAMLII, encoded by the coding sequence ATGAAATTATCAGCTTTCAAACTTGAGCTTCCAGAAGACAAGATCGCTAAATATCCTGTAGAAAATAGAGACGAGTCAAAATTGATGGTGTTGCACAAAGACACTGGCGAAATTGAACATAAAGTCTTTAAGGATATCGTTGACTACTTTGATGAAGGAGATGTAATGGTGAACAACGACACCAAAGTATTTCCGGCCAGACTTTATGGGCAGAAGGAAAAAACAGGGGCTCAAATCGAAGTTTTCTTATTAAGAGAATTAAACTCCGAAATGCATCTTTGGGATGTACTCGTAGATCCTGCAAGAAAGATTAGAGTTGGCAACAAACTCTATTTTGGAGAAGGTGAGTTAGTAGCCGAAGTAATTGATAATACGACATCAAGAGGTAGAACCATCAGATTCTTATACGATGGTAGTGATGAGGAATTCTACAAGACGATCGATACATTGGGTGAAACCCCTCTTCCGAGAACTATCCCTAGAGAAACTGAGCCAGAAGATAGAGAGCGATTTCAAACTATTTATGCCAAGCACGTAGGTGCCGTAGCTGCTCCAGTAGCCGGTCTTCACTTTACGCATCAAGTATTGAAGCGTTTGGAAATCAAAGGTGTTGACGTTACCCCGATCACCCTACACATTGGACTTGGCACTTTTAGACCTGTAGATGTAGAGGACCTTACAAAGCACAAAATGGACTCTGAGAACTATACCATCTTGGATCCAACAGCGGAAATCGTAAACAGAGCCTTAGATAATAAGAAGAGAGTTTGCTCCATCGGAACTACTTCTATGAGAGCACTGGAATCTTCAGTTTCAGCAAGCGACAGATTGAAAGCCAATTCTGCATGGACGGACAAATTCATCTTCCCTCCTTACGAATTCAAAATCTGTAATGCTTTAGTGACTAACTTCCATTTACCTGAATCTACTTTACTTATGCAGGCAGCAGCCTTTGCTGGCTATGACCTGATGATGGAAGCTTACCAAACAGCTATTAAAGAAGATTATAGATTCTTTAGTTACGGTGATGCGATGTTGATCATCTAA
- a CDS encoding 2-C-methyl-D-erythritol 4-phosphate cytidylyltransferase, translating to MQKNAIIVAGGSGTRMQSELPKQFLLLNGKPILMHTLEAFNFDDIEIRLVLPGEQIEYWETLCEEHTFAVPHHIVQGGETRFHSVKNGLDSIKGNAGLVAIHDGVRPLISRDIISASFDQALTHGNAITSVPLKDSLREISSNSNRSVDRSVYRLIQTPQTFQLGLIKEAFETPYQSAFTDDASVFENNGGSIHLIDGDYRNIKITTPEDLLVAESFLAR from the coding sequence ATGCAGAAAAATGCCATCATCGTTGCGGGAGGAAGTGGAACTCGGATGCAGAGCGAATTACCCAAGCAGTTTCTCCTCTTGAATGGCAAGCCCATTTTGATGCATACGCTTGAAGCGTTCAACTTTGATGATATCGAGATTAGGCTTGTACTTCCAGGGGAACAGATTGAATACTGGGAAACGCTCTGCGAAGAACACACATTCGCAGTCCCCCACCATATTGTTCAAGGTGGAGAAACACGATTCCACTCCGTTAAAAATGGGCTGGATAGTATCAAGGGAAACGCAGGTCTTGTTGCGATTCATGATGGCGTTAGACCATTAATCAGCAGGGATATTATTTCAGCCTCATTTGATCAGGCTCTAACCCATGGCAATGCCATTACTTCAGTGCCCTTAAAGGATTCATTAAGAGAAATCTCTTCAAACTCAAATCGATCCGTAGATCGCTCAGTATATAGGTTAATCCAAACCCCTCAAACCTTTCAACTCGGTCTCATTAAAGAAGCATTTGAAACACCTTACCAATCCGCATTTACTGACGATGCTTCAGTCTTTGAAAACAACGGTGGTTCTATCCACCTGATAGACGGAGACTATCGAAATATCAAAATCACAACCCCAGAAGATTTATTGGTTGCCGAGTCATTTTTAGCCAGATAA
- a CDS encoding DUF1080 domain-containing protein, translating to MTKRAFFSCTLLGIIFCCLTSCNQREDEWIQLFNGKDLEGWTPKITGYDVGENYGETFRVVDGLLTVSYDKYYRFDNRFGHLFYKDKFSDYLLRIEYRFIGEQVEGGELWAKRNSGVMLHAQSPESMNNQQDFPISLEAQFLGGYGEGERPTGNLCTPGTHVDIDNEFVSQHCINAKAPTYSDDQWVTIDILVRNNQEIAHIIAGDTVIKYSNPVIGGGVVNNFKEEIKEDGKPLTEGYIALQSESHPIQFRKVMLKDLSK from the coding sequence ATGACGAAACGCGCCTTTTTCTCTTGCACCCTTTTAGGGATAATTTTTTGCTGCCTTACATCCTGCAACCAAAGGGAGGATGAATGGATTCAACTCTTTAATGGAAAAGATCTTGAAGGCTGGACACCGAAAATCACGGGCTATGATGTAGGTGAGAATTATGGAGAAACCTTCAGAGTAGTTGATGGCTTATTGACGGTTTCTTATGACAAATACTACCGTTTCGATAATCGTTTTGGTCACTTATTCTATAAAGACAAGTTCTCTGACTATCTACTACGAATTGAATATAGATTTATCGGTGAACAAGTAGAAGGTGGAGAGCTTTGGGCTAAAAGAAACAGTGGTGTTATGCTTCATGCACAGTCACCTGAATCAATGAACAATCAACAAGACTTCCCTATCTCCTTGGAAGCACAATTTTTGGGAGGATATGGCGAAGGTGAAAGACCTACTGGAAACCTTTGCACCCCTGGCACACATGTAGATATTGACAATGAGTTTGTCTCGCAACACTGCATAAATGCAAAAGCCCCCACTTACAGTGATGATCAATGGGTGACTATTGACATACTAGTCAGAAATAATCAAGAGATCGCTCATATCATAGCGGGCGATACAGTCATCAAGTATTCAAACCCCGTCATTGGCGGAGGTGTAGTAAATAATTTCAAAGAAGAAATAAAAGAGGACGGAAAGCCTCTGACTGAGGGATATATCGCTTTACAGAGCGAAAGCCATCCTATTCAGTTTAGAAAAGTAATGTTAAAGGACCTTTCAAAGTAG